In Anaerolineales bacterium, one DNA window encodes the following:
- a CDS encoding DinB family protein, producing the protein MTLTLLLDLDDTLLDTNSQAFLPAYFQALSNELAPQIAPELIFRALLSGTQLMNESDDFSRTLREVFDVEFYPKLNIERGDLETAIENFYDTIFPTLRGLTSQIPEAKPFVEWALSQGYRIAIATDPLLPRKATHHRLRWAGLQPEQFELVSTYEEFHFSKTHPAYYAEVLGRMGWPEGAVLMVGNDMERDILPARKLGLATYHVNGEPASSFGPDTGSRGMLSDLRPWLESTDLKSLWPSFKSSDSILGILLATPAVLNGLLHGFDTDLWSRKATPHDWSLTELICHLRDTEREIHHMQIKLFIEQNEPFIPRPDTGVWASQRDYLHEDGASALKEFNDARRETIIFLKNMPVEGWGRKARHAIFGPTKFLEVVSFIADHDRMHIQQTRSILKKT; encoded by the coding sequence ATGACGCTGACACTCCTGCTTGATCTTGACGACACACTTCTCGATACAAATTCACAGGCTTTTCTCCCCGCATATTTTCAGGCATTGTCCAACGAGCTTGCGCCGCAGATCGCCCCCGAGCTCATATTCCGTGCCTTGCTTTCCGGCACGCAGCTGATGAATGAAAGCGATGATTTTTCCCGCACCCTGCGGGAGGTCTTTGATGTGGAATTCTACCCAAAACTGAATATCGAGCGCGGTGATCTCGAAACTGCCATTGAGAATTTTTACGATACCATTTTCCCCACGCTACGCGGGTTAACCTCGCAGATACCTGAAGCAAAGCCGTTTGTCGAGTGGGCGCTCTCTCAAGGCTATCGTATTGCGATCGCCACCGACCCGCTCCTGCCGCGCAAAGCCACGCATCACCGCCTGCGCTGGGCGGGGCTTCAGCCCGAACAATTCGAGCTCGTGTCCACATACGAGGAATTCCATTTTTCGAAAACCCATCCCGCTTATTATGCCGAGGTTCTCGGGCGCATGGGCTGGCCCGAGGGTGCGGTACTGATGGTGGGGAATGATATGGAACGCGATATCCTCCCCGCACGAAAGCTTGGGCTGGCGACCTATCACGTGAACGGAGAACCCGCCTCCAGTTTTGGACCTGATACGGGATCCCGCGGTATGTTATCCGACCTGCGTCCCTGGCTTGAGTCCACCGATCTCAAATCCCTGTGGCCATCCTTTAAATCAAGCGACTCTATTTTAGGGATTTTGTTGGCAACCCCCGCGGTTCTAAATGGGTTGTTGCACGGGTTCGATACGGATCTCTGGTCCCGCAAAGCAACCCCGCACGACTGGTCATTGACCGAATTGATCTGCCACCTGCGCGACACGGAACGCGAGATCCATCACATGCAGATCAAGCTTTTCATCGAGCAAAATGAACCTTTTATCCCGCGCCCGGATACGGGGGTGTGGGCAAGTCAGCGGGATTATTTGCACGAGGACGGTGCATCGGCATTGAAGGAATTTAACGATGCAAGGCGCGAAACAATTATCTTTTTGAAGAATATGCCCGTGGAGGGATGGGGACGCAAAGCCCGTCATGCCATTTTTGGCCCGACAAAGTTTCTCGAGGTGGTCAGTTTTATTGCGGATCACGACCGCATGCACATCCAGCAGACGCGGTCCATCCTGAAGAAAACGTAG
- the fabF gene encoding beta-ketoacyl-ACP synthase II — MRKRVVITGLGCVSPVGNSVKDTWSALLAGKSGAAPITAFDASAHKTRFAAEVKGFDPAALFGARDARKMDRFAQFATAATLEAMEHANFKIDDSNRDCVGILIGTGIGGIITLLEQYDVMRERGPERVSPFLIPMMIADSAAGNLAIRVGARGPNMSLATACASGTNALGEAAEMIRRGAADIMIAGASEAAITAVSMAGMNVMTALSTRNDDPQRASRPFDKDRDGFLMGEGSAVLILESLEYAQTRGANILCEFAGYGTTDDAHHISAPAENGTGAAMSMSLALENAGLKPADIGYINAHGTSTYLNDKSETAAIKSVFGGQAYKTPVSSTKSMTGHLLGASGALEAVVSAMVILNNFLPATINYETPDPVCDLDYVPNQPREAVVNHVMSNSFGFGGHNATLILSRYK, encoded by the coding sequence ATGAGGAAACGTGTCGTTATCACAGGTCTGGGTTGTGTCAGCCCTGTGGGAAATAGCGTAAAGGATACCTGGAGCGCGCTGCTGGCCGGGAAATCGGGAGCGGCTCCCATCACTGCTTTTGATGCGAGCGCCCACAAGACGAGATTTGCCGCCGAAGTTAAGGGATTTGACCCTGCGGCTTTGTTTGGCGCGCGTGACGCACGCAAGATGGACCGCTTTGCCCAGTTTGCCACTGCGGCAACGCTGGAAGCCATGGAACACGCAAATTTCAAAATTGACGATTCGAATCGTGACTGTGTCGGTATTTTGATCGGCACAGGCATTGGCGGCATCATCACCCTGCTCGAGCAGTATGATGTGATGCGTGAGCGCGGGCCAGAGCGCGTGAGTCCTTTTCTCATTCCGATGATGATTGCAGACAGTGCCGCCGGGAATCTTGCCATCCGTGTTGGCGCACGCGGACCGAATATGTCGCTTGCAACAGCCTGCGCTTCCGGCACCAATGCGCTGGGAGAGGCAGCCGAAATGATCCGGCGCGGCGCGGCGGACATCATGATTGCTGGAGCATCCGAGGCGGCGATCACGGCTGTGTCCATGGCGGGCATGAATGTGATGACTGCTTTGTCCACTCGCAATGATGATCCGCAGAGAGCCTCGCGTCCATTTGATAAGGATCGTGATGGATTTCTAATGGGGGAGGGCTCGGCTGTTTTGATCCTTGAGTCGTTGGAATATGCCCAGACACGCGGCGCGAATATCCTTTGCGAGTTTGCAGGGTATGGCACCACGGATGATGCACACCATATTTCAGCACCTGCCGAAAACGGAACGGGTGCGGCAATGTCTATGAGCCTCGCACTTGAAAATGCAGGGCTGAAACCTGCTGATATTGGTTATATCAATGCGCATGGCACCTCCACGTATTTGAATGATAAGAGCGAGACCGCCGCCATCAAATCAGTATTTGGCGGGCAGGCGTACAAAACGCCTGTATCCTCCACCAAATCAATGACCGGGCACCTGCTGGGAGCTTCCGGTGCACTGGAGGCAGTTGTCAGTGCGATGGTGATCCTGAATAATTTCCTGCCGGCCACGATCAATTACGAGACCCCTGATCCCGTCTGTGACCTGGATTATGTCCCAAATCAGCCGCGCGAGGCTGTGGTAAATCATGTCATGTCCAACTCGTTTGGATTTGGCGGCCACAATGCGACCCTGATCTTGAGCCGTTACAAATAA
- a CDS encoding beta-ketoacyl-ACP synthase III, protein MPFAHITGWGMHVPEPVLTNDDIAKLVDTNDEWIRDRTGIRERHIARENEFPSTLAVEASIKALRVANLAPTELDLIICSTSSPEYIFPATACIIQDQIGATKAGAFDLLAACSGFIYATNMAAQAIRSGSIKNALVIGTETLSRFVNWKDRNTCILFGDGAGAFVLQASDRPGGVLSAVMHSNGSGANSLTLLGGGSRHPATQTTLHEGKHFVQMDGKEVFRFATRVMGRAALEALELAGMTTADVQWIVPHQANYRIIETAAKYLKMPMDKFVINVDRYGNTSTASIPIATVEAAEKKQLTPGDKVVFVGFGAGLTWGAMVVEWTGPIPTKRTVHPEQYRIFARLRSIVRRAIRFIEGLLSRREL, encoded by the coding sequence ATGCCATTTGCGCATATTACCGGCTGGGGCATGCATGTCCCGGAGCCTGTTCTTACGAACGACGACATTGCCAAGCTTGTGGACACCAACGACGAGTGGATCCGTGATCGAACCGGGATTCGGGAGCGGCATATCGCCAGGGAAAATGAGTTTCCATCCACCCTTGCAGTCGAGGCTTCGATCAAGGCCTTGCGGGTAGCAAATCTCGCACCCACCGAATTGGACCTGATCATTTGCTCCACATCTTCGCCTGAGTACATTTTTCCTGCAACGGCTTGTATTATTCAGGACCAGATCGGTGCCACGAAGGCTGGTGCCTTTGACCTGCTCGCCGCCTGCTCGGGTTTTATCTATGCCACCAATATGGCGGCGCAAGCCATCCGAAGCGGATCGATCAAGAACGCGCTGGTCATCGGTACGGAAACCCTCTCCCGCTTTGTGAATTGGAAAGACCGCAATACCTGCATCCTGTTTGGGGATGGGGCAGGTGCATTTGTTTTGCAGGCAAGTGATAGACCCGGTGGTGTGCTTTCGGCTGTCATGCACTCGAATGGCTCCGGCGCAAATTCGCTGACCCTTTTGGGCGGCGGCTCGCGCCACCCGGCCACACAGACGACCCTTCATGAGGGAAAACATTTTGTACAGATGGACGGCAAGGAGGTTTTCCGCTTCGCCACGCGTGTCATGGGGCGCGCCGCATTGGAAGCATTGGAACTGGCGGGGATGACCACCGCCGATGTACAATGGATCGTTCCACACCAGGCAAACTATCGCATTATCGAGACCGCCGCAAAATACCTGAAAATGCCGATGGACAAATTCGTCATCAATGTGGATCGATACGGCAATACATCCACCGCCTCGATCCCGATTGCAACCGTGGAAGCCGCTGAAAAGAAACAATTAACCCCGGGTGACAAGGTCGTTTTCGTCGGCTTTGGCGCAGGACTTACGTGGGGCGCAATGGTCGTCGAATGGACGGGTCCCATCCCAACAAAGAGGACAGTCCACCCCGAACAATATCGCATCTTTGCGCGACTGCGGTCGATTGTCCGCCGCGCCATCCGCTTTATCGAAGGCCTCCTCTCGCGCAGGGAACTCTAA
- a CDS encoding twin-arginine translocase TatA/TatE family subunit: MFRLGGWEWIIILLIVILLFGPGRIGKIAGELGRGIKSFREGLGNKVEKTDETENEEEK; encoded by the coding sequence ATGTTTCGATTAGGCGGTTGGGAATGGATCATCATTCTCCTCATAGTCATACTCTTGTTTGGGCCCGGTCGGATTGGCAAGATTGCAGGCGAGCTTGGGCGCGGCATCAAGTCCTTCCGCGAAGGATTAGGAAACAAGGTGGAGAAAACTGATGAAACTGAGAACGAAGAAGAGAAATAA
- a CDS encoding MgtC/SapB family protein yields the protein MDSIFIENLIKLGAAVVVGGIVGAEREYQDKAAGFRTIILITLGSTLFTIFSLSIDPGFTQTRIAANIVTGIGFLGAGAIIRDGGRIAGLTTAATIWLSAALGMGIGAGELYFVFAATVITLLVLLVFPHIEARIDKIREARSYQIVLGGGDHKAIDKIQKAIDECSLQVFEHHQTKTEKSIISSWKTIGSPKSHEKFVLMMLKDKSVKGLDY from the coding sequence ATGGATTCAATTTTCATCGAAAACCTTATCAAGCTCGGCGCCGCCGTCGTGGTTGGCGGCATCGTCGGTGCAGAACGCGAATATCAGGACAAGGCGGCGGGATTCCGCACCATCATTTTGATCACACTGGGTTCAACCCTTTTCACAATCTTTTCCCTGAGCATAGATCCTGGCTTTACCCAAACACGTATTGCCGCAAACATTGTGACCGGCATTGGTTTTCTGGGGGCGGGTGCGATCATCCGTGATGGCGGACGGATTGCCGGGCTGACCACCGCAGCAACCATCTGGCTTTCCGCCGCGTTGGGTATGGGAATTGGCGCCGGAGAGTTATATTTCGTGTTCGCCGCCACGGTGATCACGCTGCTGGTCCTGCTTGTATTCCCGCACATTGAAGCCCGCATCGACAAAATCCGTGAGGCGCGCTCCTACCAAATTGTGTTGGGCGGAGGCGACCACAAGGCAATTGACAAGATCCAGAAAGCAATTGATGAATGCTCCCTGCAAGTATTCGAACATCACCAGACCAAGACCGAAAAGTCAATCATAAGTTCATGGAAGACGATCGGCTCGCCAAAGAGCCACGAGAAATTCGTCCTGATGATGTTGAAGGATAAATCTGTCAAGGGACTGGATTACTGA
- a CDS encoding thioredoxin domain-containing protein — MNKLSFSTSPYLLQHAKNPVDWHPWGEEALAKANAEDKPIFLSIGYAACHWCHVMAHESFEDKETAALMNAHFINIKVDREERPDIDGIYMQAVVAMTGSGGWPMSVFLTPDLKPFYTGTYFPPVRRFNMPAFKDVLTGLANAWKNDRAEVEKTGMQVNTHLQTKINHQNKGALSLEHLNAIANAVRDSYDWGYGGWGDAPKFPQTMAVEFLLHHSVANKTEEYLNLINHCLQAMARGGMYDVVGGGFARYSTDNLWRVPHFEKMLYDNALLVRTYLHAWQVTKMPAYKRIVEETLDFIAREMTHENGGFYSSLDADSEGEEGRFYVWTLDEIREVLKDDSDFFEVAYGIIPDGNWEGRTVLHRHVDDASLAARFNLNLEAVPEKLAESHSRLLSARASRIRPATDDKVLTAWNGLMLSAFSEAARVLNGTNPKSVYYLNLATRNAEFLLSQLRPNGRLRRAWRNGQTTNEVFLEDYAALTLGLLDLYQTDFNNKWFTSAKELADEMIERFSDPEGGFFDTPEDGEQLLIRPKDVQDNATPSGNSMACEALLKLAEFSGEGNYRDIAEKSLTLITSLVLRYPLGFANWLSAAQNSLGGMKQVALLGEAHDENFQRMLHVLRAEYRPNVITAASPHPIKDASPALLNGRTMIENKCTAYVCEGFVCNQPTSEIQALIEQLKS, encoded by the coding sequence ATGAACAAATTATCGTTCTCCACATCCCCCTATCTCCTGCAGCATGCAAAAAACCCCGTAGACTGGCACCCATGGGGTGAAGAAGCGCTGGCAAAAGCCAACGCCGAAGACAAGCCCATTTTTCTCAGTATTGGTTACGCAGCATGTCACTGGTGTCACGTCATGGCGCACGAATCCTTTGAAGATAAAGAAACTGCTGCGCTGATGAACGCACATTTCATCAACATTAAAGTGGACCGCGAGGAACGCCCCGACATTGATGGCATCTACATGCAGGCTGTGGTCGCCATGACAGGCTCCGGTGGCTGGCCCATGTCCGTATTTTTAACGCCCGACCTCAAACCCTTTTACACCGGCACCTACTTCCCGCCAGTGCGCCGCTTTAATATGCCGGCCTTCAAGGATGTCTTGACTGGACTGGCCAACGCCTGGAAAAACGACCGCGCTGAAGTTGAAAAAACGGGGATGCAAGTCAATACCCATTTGCAGACAAAAATAAACCATCAAAACAAGGGTGCCCTCAGCCTCGAACATCTCAACGCAATCGCAAATGCCGTGCGGGACTCCTACGACTGGGGATACGGCGGCTGGGGCGACGCGCCCAAATTCCCGCAGACAATGGCGGTTGAATTTTTGCTCCATCATTCCGTTGCAAATAAAACCGAGGAATATCTAAACCTGATCAACCACTGCCTGCAAGCCATGGCTCGCGGCGGCATGTATGATGTCGTCGGCGGTGGCTTTGCACGCTACAGCACTGACAATCTATGGCGGGTGCCGCATTTTGAAAAAATGCTTTACGATAATGCCCTCCTCGTCCGCACCTATTTACACGCGTGGCAGGTTACTAAAATGCCGGCCTACAAGCGCATTGTGGAAGAAACGCTGGATTTCATCGCCCGCGAAATGACTCACGAAAACGGCGGCTTTTATTCCTCGCTGGACGCTGATTCGGAGGGTGAAGAAGGCAGGTTCTACGTGTGGACCCTTGATGAAATCCGCGAAGTGCTGAAAGATGATTCTGATTTTTTTGAAGTGGCCTACGGAATCATCCCAGATGGAAATTGGGAGGGCAGGACGGTGCTACACCGCCATGTGGATGATGCCTCCCTCGCCGCCCGCTTCAACCTTAACCTGGAGGCTGTTCCCGAAAAACTGGCAGAATCTCATTCCCGCCTTTTATCCGCCCGTGCTTCGCGCATCCGCCCCGCCACGGATGACAAAGTCCTTACCGCCTGGAACGGTCTCATGCTTTCGGCTTTTTCGGAGGCGGCGCGAGTTCTCAATGGCACAAACCCAAAATCCGTCTATTATCTTAACTTGGCTACGCGCAATGCCGAGTTTTTACTCTCGCAACTACGACCCAATGGAAGATTACGCCGCGCCTGGCGAAATGGACAGACCACCAACGAAGTCTTTCTCGAGGACTACGCCGCATTGACCCTGGGTCTGCTCGATTTATATCAAACAGATTTTAACAATAAATGGTTCACGTCTGCCAAGGAATTGGCAGATGAAATGATCGAACGCTTCAGCGACCCCGAAGGTGGCTTTTTCGATACCCCCGAGGATGGCGAGCAACTTCTCATCCGCCCCAAGGATGTACAGGACAATGCCACCCCTTCGGGAAATTCGATGGCGTGTGAAGCTCTGCTAAAACTGGCGGAATTCAGCGGCGAAGGAAACTATCGCGACATTGCAGAAAAATCCCTCACGTTGATCACCAGCCTTGTACTGCGCTATCCGCTTGGCTTTGCAAACTGGCTGTCAGCGGCGCAAAATTCCCTCGGTGGCATGAAACAGGTTGCCCTGTTGGGCGAAGCGCACGATGAAAACTTCCAGCGGATGCTCCACGTCCTCCGCGCAGAGTACAGGCCAAACGTGATAACTGCCGCTTCACCCCATCCAATAAAGGATGCTTCCCCTGCCCTGCTGAATGGCAGGACGATGATAGAAAATAAATGTACCGCTTATGTTTGCGAAGGATTTGTCTGCAACCAACCCACCAGCGAAATCCAGGCTTTGATCGAACAATTAAAATCCTGA
- a CDS encoding formylglycine-generating enzyme family protein: MKKGKGIFAFGLFAVALVGCTVEPPTPPLLEKAGVSFSPRDGMMMVYVPAGDFLMGSEKGLTDEQPQHEVYLDAYWIDQTEVTNAMYRGCVKKGRCKPPYSTIQFDHPELADHPVVFVSWMDAKNYCTWARRRLPTEAEWEKAAIWDSVMNEQRVYPWGNEYDCRMGNFDDELELDASIMPNTPEGCDGYVRTAPTGSFPDGASAYGALDMGGNVWEWVHDAFLEVDPLTTTVQNYYAISPRENPQGVDPELTDYRVVRSGSWSMLFGYGRGAYRLWYGLDDAYEDIGFRCALSANP; the protein is encoded by the coding sequence GTGAAAAAGGGCAAAGGGATTTTTGCCTTTGGATTATTTGCAGTCGCGCTGGTCGGTTGTACGGTTGAGCCGCCTACTCCGCCCCTGCTGGAGAAGGCGGGCGTATCATTCTCGCCGAGAGACGGGATGATGATGGTCTATGTCCCGGCAGGGGATTTCCTAATGGGGAGTGAAAAAGGTCTCACCGACGAACAGCCCCAGCATGAGGTATATCTGGATGCCTACTGGATCGACCAGACCGAAGTCACCAACGCGATGTATCGGGGATGTGTCAAAAAAGGAAGGTGCAAACCGCCTTATTCAACAATCCAATTCGATCACCCCGAACTGGCGGACCATCCTGTGGTTTTCGTCTCATGGATGGATGCAAAAAATTACTGTACCTGGGCGCGGCGTCGTCTGCCAACCGAGGCCGAATGGGAGAAGGCCGCCATTTGGGATTCTGTTATGAATGAACAGCGTGTCTATCCGTGGGGGAATGAATATGATTGCCGCATGGGCAACTTCGACGACGAACTCGAATTGGACGCATCGATCATGCCGAACACACCTGAAGGCTGTGATGGATATGTTCGCACTGCGCCGACCGGCAGTTTCCCCGACGGCGCAAGTGCCTATGGTGCGCTGGACATGGGCGGTAACGTGTGGGAGTGGGTCCATGATGCCTTTCTAGAAGTGGACCCACTGACCACCACTGTGCAGAATTATTACGCCATCTCGCCTCGGGAAAATCCGCAGGGAGTTGATCCTGAACTCACGGATTACCGCGTCGTCCGCAGCGGATCGTGGAGCATGCTGTTCGGCTATGGGCGTGGAGCCTACCGCCTATGGTACGGACTGGATGATGCGTACGAAGACATTGGCTTTCGCTGCGCGTTGAGCGCAAATCCCTGA
- the pabB gene encoding aminodeoxychorismate synthase component I has product MIEINEVLLKRNKEWLHFFRPHQVLRAESLREVRDTLREVDNLVNTNGWYAAGFVSYEAAPAFDNALHVPQGDGFPLLWFGLYPEPLAVELPTPKESPSVFSWKASIDRDGYHTAIEKIKDAIASGNTYQVNYTMRLRTDFDGDEWGFFLRLAQNQNKYASFVNTGDHVICSASPELFFELDGETITSRPMKGTAKRGRTTEEDKAQMEWLHHSAKNRAENVMIVDMIRNDLGRIATTGSVHVPELFGIEKYPTLFQMTSTVQAKTGASITEIFSALFPCASITGAPKVSTMDIISNLETTPRKIYTGSIGYIAPGRMAQFNVAIRTAFIDRVKKTAEYGVGGGIVWDSTSTDEYSEALLKARVLTEHGREFSLFETMLWTPDNGYFLLGKHIERMADSANYFDFPFSEEEMENSLKQPVHGANTPRRVKISLDCYGKFSVEVRAVQPATKSFRACLAENPVNSNDPFLFHKTTHREMYDHALVQGYDDVLLFNENDELTEFTIGNLVVEMDGELLTPPISCGLLAGTFRSHLLGANQVKEHILHADELQKCTKIYLINSVRKWVGVNISKEPTL; this is encoded by the coding sequence TTGATTGAAATCAACGAGGTTTTACTAAAACGAAACAAGGAATGGCTGCACTTTTTCCGTCCACATCAGGTCTTGCGGGCGGAGAGCCTGCGGGAGGTGCGGGATACTTTAAGGGAGGTTGACAACCTTGTCAATACAAACGGCTGGTATGCGGCGGGATTCGTCAGTTACGAAGCCGCGCCTGCATTTGACAATGCCCTGCATGTTCCACAGGGGGATGGTTTTCCATTGCTCTGGTTTGGGTTGTACCCGGAGCCCCTGGCCGTTGAGTTGCCAACCCCAAAGGAAAGCCCGTCCGTATTCAGCTGGAAGGCCAGCATTGATCGCGATGGATATCACACTGCCATCGAAAAAATAAAGGATGCAATCGCATCTGGAAACACATACCAGGTCAATTATACGATGCGCCTGCGAACCGATTTTGATGGGGATGAATGGGGGTTCTTTCTGCGTCTCGCACAAAATCAAAATAAATATGCTTCTTTTGTCAACACGGGCGACCATGTAATCTGCTCGGCCTCCCCCGAGTTGTTTTTTGAACTGGACGGCGAAACCATAACCAGCCGTCCCATGAAAGGAACGGCGAAACGTGGACGAACCACGGAGGAAGACAAAGCGCAAATGGAGTGGCTGCACCACTCAGCCAAAAACCGCGCTGAAAACGTGATGATCGTGGACATGATCCGCAACGACCTTGGGCGCATCGCAACTACCGGCAGCGTGCATGTCCCCGAGTTGTTTGGGATCGAAAAATACCCGACGCTTTTTCAAATGACCTCCACCGTGCAGGCGAAGACGGGGGCATCCATCACTGAAATTTTTTCCGCACTGTTCCCGTGCGCTTCGATCACAGGCGCGCCAAAGGTCAGCACGATGGACATTATTTCAAACTTGGAAACCACTCCGCGGAAAATATATACCGGAAGCATTGGATACATTGCGCCTGGCCGCATGGCGCAATTCAATGTTGCCATCCGCACAGCGTTTATTGACAGAGTAAAAAAAACGGCCGAATACGGTGTTGGTGGCGGTATCGTCTGGGACTCGACCAGCACAGATGAATACAGCGAAGCCCTGCTTAAAGCCCGCGTCTTGACGGAACATGGCCGGGAATTCTCCCTCTTTGAAACCATGTTGTGGACTCCAGACAACGGATACTTTCTGCTGGGAAAGCACATCGAGCGCATGGCGGATTCGGCTAATTATTTTGATTTTCCATTTTCGGAAGAGGAAATGGAAAATTCCCTTAAGCAGCCTGTCCACGGTGCCAATACACCCAGGCGGGTGAAAATATCCCTGGATTGCTATGGGAAATTTTCAGTCGAAGTCCGTGCTGTTCAGCCGGCAACGAAATCTTTTCGGGCCTGTCTGGCGGAAAACCCAGTTAATTCAAATGATCCATTTCTCTTCCACAAAACAACGCACCGCGAGATGTACGACCATGCGCTCGTCCAGGGTTATGATGATGTTTTACTCTTTAATGAAAACGATGAATTGACCGAATTCACCATCGGCAACCTCGTCGTCGAAATGGACGGTGAACTTCTAACGCCGCCCATCTCCTGCGGCTTGCTGGCCGGCACATTCAGATCGCATCTGCTCGGTGCAAACCAGGTCAAGGAACACATTCTCCATGCAGATGAATTGCAGAAATGCACGAAGATATACTTAATCAATTCCGTGCGGAAATGGGTGGGGGTTAATATCAGCAAAGAGCCAACCCTGTAA
- a CDS encoding FAD-dependent oxidoreductase, with protein sequence MTTPISTSADVLVLGAGIAGFAAARALNDKGLRVIILEARDRVGGRMWTDSSLGLPLDLGASWIHGVNGNPITELAKQFGAKTVRTDDENGAVFNADGSEMSDMEWSRIEALFESTYEEVAEMQEDTDDDMSLQQAFDHVVAQRNLSTAELRGLNYYAHLATALEYGADPKDLSLWEWDQDEEFGGEEVILPGGYNQITDGLARGLDIRLGTVVKTVRYGEAGVKVETSVGDFAADKAVVTFPLGVLKQASIKFEPPLPESKQDAIERLGMGVLNKVYLKFPEVFWDEDVETISYVGERLGEWCDWMSFVPFTGAPVLMAFHGGEKGFALEDLSDDEIRAEAMATLRVMFGNNIPEPERMLVTRWGKDPFAFGAYSHIPPFASGDDYDALFAPVENVLFFAGEATSRKYPGTVHGAYLSGIAAAGKI encoded by the coding sequence ATGACAACTCCAATTTCCACCAGCGCAGATGTGCTGGTGCTCGGCGCGGGGATTGCGGGCTTCGCTGCCGCCCGCGCGTTAAATGATAAGGGACTACGCGTCATTATCCTGGAAGCGCGGGATCGGGTGGGCGGGCGCATGTGGACGGATTCTTCGCTGGGGTTGCCGCTTGACCTCGGTGCGTCGTGGATCCATGGCGTGAACGGGAATCCCATTACGGAGCTGGCGAAGCAGTTTGGGGCAAAGACCGTGCGGACGGACGATGAGAATGGCGCGGTTTTCAATGCGGATGGAAGTGAAATGTCGGACATGGAATGGAGCAGAATTGAAGCGTTGTTCGAGTCTACCTATGAAGAAGTGGCGGAAATGCAGGAGGACACAGACGACGACATGTCGTTGCAGCAGGCCTTCGATCACGTTGTTGCACAGCGTAATCTTTCAACGGCAGAATTGCGCGGATTGAATTATTACGCCCATCTTGCCACGGCGTTGGAATATGGCGCGGACCCAAAAGACTTGTCGCTTTGGGAGTGGGATCAGGATGAGGAGTTCGGCGGCGAGGAAGTCATCCTCCCCGGCGGATACAACCAGATCACAGACGGACTCGCGCGCGGGTTGGATATCCGCTTGGGGACGGTGGTGAAAACTGTCAGATATGGGGAGGCTGGAGTGAAGGTCGAAACGTCAGTGGGGGATTTTGCAGCAGATAAGGCTGTGGTGACGTTTCCGCTGGGGGTGTTGAAGCAGGCGTCGATTAAGTTCGAGCCGCCGCTACCTGAGTCAAAGCAAGATGCGATCGAGCGACTCGGAATGGGAGTCCTCAATAAGGTCTATTTGAAATTCCCAGAAGTGTTTTGGGATGAGGATGTGGAGACGATCAGTTATGTGGGCGAGCGGCTGGGCGAGTGGTGTGACTGGATGAGTTTTGTGCCGTTCACCGGCGCGCCGGTGCTGATGGCGTTCCACGGCGGAGAGAAGGGATTTGCGCTCGAAGACCTGAGCGATGACGAGATCCGTGCAGAGGCGATGGCGACGTTGCGGGTGATGTTCGGGAACAATATTCCTGAGCCTGAGAGGATGCTTGTGACGCGCTGGGGCAAGGACCCGTTTGCTTTCGGCGCGTATTCGCACATCCCGCCTTTTGCGAGCGGAGACGATTACGATGCGCTCTTTGCCCCCGTGGAAAATGTCCTGTTCTTTGCGGGTGAGGCGACGTCGAGGAAATATCCCGGAACTGTGCATGGGGCATATTTGTCAGGCATCGCGGCAGCAGGAAAAATATAA